The Fibrobacter sp. UWB16 genomic interval GGGCGGAGACGCGCCATGCGTGACGCCGTTGCAAGAGCGGCACGAGGGTACCGCAGGTGCACACGGGCTGCCTTGCAATATAGCCCGACCCGGCGAGAAGCCGGGGAACGCTCATGTTTAATCTGAACTTTCCCAATATATTCTTGGCAACTCATAGCCTTCATGACTGATTTCGCATCCATCAATGTTTTCCAGCCCCGATTTCATTTCTTTATCCAGTTTTTCGAGTTGCATATTGACATTCGATAAAAAGTCCTCGTCGCCGTAGTCACCAGCCTCTAGATAGTCAACAGCCTTTGCGTAGATATGCGCCACACGCAGGGCCTTGTAGGCTTTTTTGTACACGGCTAGGACTCCCTTTGAATGTGGGGCGAAATACATGTCTTCGTTCCGCGCCCATGCAACCCACTTTTTGTTTTTCTGTTTTACGTATATGTTCCTGATGCACTCTGCGATTTCTTCAATATACATTTCGTGGTATTCAAAAGCCCCGCCGGACATATTACCTCCATGTTGAAAATTTGTTCCATTTTGATGGTTCCTTGTGTACAATTTATACGCCCGAAATATGTCGGTCAAGCCCCCTCTCTGCGTGAGGCCTACTACCCGTATATAAACGGGAGCATTGAGTCCGAAAAAACGGGATACGCTCTTCAAAAAACGGGAATTGCTCTCCAAAAAATGGAAATCGCATCTATTGTATTAAATTCAGGTTTTGGGAAGACAATAAAAGAAAAAATGAAAAAAATCATTGATGAAATAGATGAAAATCAAGTAATTGCAGCAAAGGATATTATGAAAATTTTAGCGTGTAAGCCAACAGCCGCAACAGAGATGATTAAACGAATGCGCTCGCTGAATCTTTTAAAGAAAATAGAAGGAGTAGGACCAGGTCGTTATTCCTTAAATTTTCTCTCAATAACCACACCGAAGGACTTGTAAAATTTTCTTACTCCCCTAGCCAACATTTTTGATTTTAGGTACATTAATGCAGTACGTGATTCTCTGTCAAATGGAGAATCGCGTCTTTTTTTATTCCGAAAATTCTGAATAAGGGGACGCCTCTAACATCAACCGGCCGCAAATTGTGACCACATGGAGGCTAATATGGCTAAAAATAAAGAGAATGTCCCTGCAAAAGCGGTGGAATCGTTGTTCAATAAAATATCCCCTCTTATTACGCAATCTCGTAAAATGATTGCAACGACCATCAATACTGCTGAAGTCTGCACCAAATTCAAGATAGGCCAATATATAGTCGAAGATGAACAAAAAGGCAAAAGCCGAGCGGCATATGGGAAACAAGTACTCATTCATCTATCTGCCAGACTGATAGAAAAACATGGGGAAGGTTGGTCCGTTGAAACATTAACGCTCTGTAGAAAATTTTTCAATGTATATTCGAATTTCGTAAACGGTGTTTACGAAATTGAGGGCGAATATAAATTCACACTTTCTTGGTCGCATTACCTAGTGCTCATGCGCATCAAGAATGATGATGAACGCCGTTTTTACGAGATAGAGGCTACTTCCGGGAACTGGTCTGTTCGCGAGTTGCAGCGGCAGTATGGTTCAAGTCTGTATGAACGCCTTGCGTTGAGCCGGGACAAGGAACAGGTTGCCCGCTTATCGCGAGTCGGCAACATGGTGGAGAAGCCGGAGGATATCATCAAGAACCCGGTGACGCTTGAGTTTGTCGGTTTGAAACCGGATGCATCGTATTCGGAATCGAACTTGGAATCCGCTATCATTAACAAGCTGCAAGAATTCCTGCTCGAACTGGGGAAAGGATTCCTGTTCGAAGCACGACAAAAACGATTCTCATTTGATGAGGATGACTACTATGTAGACTTGGTTTTGTACAATCGCCTGCTGCAATGCTATGTACTCGTTGACTTAAAAGTCGACAAATTGACCCATCAAGATCTTGGCCAAATGCAGATGTACGTAAACTACTATGATCGTTATGTAAAGCAGAATTTCGAAAAGCCGACTATCGGCATTTTACTTTGCAAAGAGAAGAAGGATACCCTTGTGAGGTTGACGTTACCCGAAAATGCAAATATTTATGCATCCGCTTATGAGTTGTATCTGCCGGACAAGAAACTTTTGCAAGCGAAGGTCAAAGAATGGGTAAATGAATTCGAAACGCAAGATGGTAGGACACCCCAATTGTCAGCCAACGGATGACAAATTGAAACATATCGAAATCGAAAAAAAACATATTGTATATACAGTTGTATTGACACTAGCATATACATTTTTCTATAATAAAGAGGACTTTAGATGAATATTACGAAACACGCTTTTGAGAGAATGCGTGAAAGAGGCTTTAATGTAGAAATGCTTGCGAAAGTTCTACGGAAAAAGAACTTGGTACGGATTTCATCAGATAGAGAAGGTGTATCTAAAATCGTTTCTGAAGTAGACAATCGTTTTTGGACATTGTTTGTATCCGACGACCTAAAAACTTTAATAACCGTAAGGAGAGCACATGAAGACGAAGAAAGAAAAGCACGAGAAGATTAAATTACCTAAGGGTTTCAAACTAGTTGACGATTTTCTTTCCAAAGAAGAAATAGATAGACTAGAGAACGACACAACCATAAAAGATCCAATAATTATTACCGGCGGACACGAGTCGGAAACTCTCGAAGAATCCATCGCCCGCATTAGCCGTGCCATTGCAGAGGCAAAAGAAGAAAAAAAGATGTATTCCATAAGACTCAAGGTCAAGACTGTTGACGCGATCAAGCGCAAAGCTGCAGCCGCAGGGATTCCGTATCAGACCTACGTGAATGTTCTGCTTGACAAGGCGGCTTTCGCTTAAAGCTTTATAGCCTCCCTCCTCCCCCCACTTTTCTATCTTTCACGTCATGCAAAACGAAAACTCTCAAGAAAAGATCAAGGGCAACCCGATTGCCCTTTTGCCTATCGCCGTGTTCCTGGTACTTTATCTGGGTCTCGGCATCACGTTTGAATATGTCCTCAAGATCCCGATGGGATTTTACAACATCCCGATTGTCGCAGCATTCCTGGTGGCAATTTTCGTGGCTTGTGTGCAAAACCGCAAGCTGAATTTCGACCATAAGATGAACGTGATGG includes:
- a CDS encoding YhcG family protein, whose amino-acid sequence is MAKNKENVPAKAVESLFNKISPLITQSRKMIATTINTAEVCTKFKIGQYIVEDEQKGKSRAAYGKQVLIHLSARLIEKHGEGWSVETLTLCRKFFNVYSNFVNGVYEIEGEYKFTLSWSHYLVLMRIKNDDERRFYEIEATSGNWSVRELQRQYGSSLYERLALSRDKEQVARLSRVGNMVEKPEDIIKNPVTLEFVGLKPDASYSESNLESAIINKLQEFLLELGKGFLFEARQKRFSFDEDDYYVDLVLYNRLLQCYVLVDLKVDKLTHQDLGQMQMYVNYYDRYVKQNFEKPTIGILLCKEKKDTLVRLTLPENANIYASAYELYLPDKKLLQAKVKEWVNEFETQDGRTPQLSANG